In Gossypium raimondii isolate GPD5lz chromosome 12, ASM2569854v1, whole genome shotgun sequence, a single window of DNA contains:
- the LOC128035347 gene encoding probable protein phosphatase 2C 10 — protein MKEEFWTNTIRSISKAYEKTGQEILLHIPDPGGQAIEMRIDHAPNTERGSIENRVNKDGIVAVNVYASRSTPVIPNFSSLQVTVHGHVYFLFAHAESILMQAMSDQEAVDIAKKTKDEGSIESGIIVSEQGTELSKD, from the exons ATGAAG GAGGAGTTTTGGACCAATACCATCAGGTCCATCTCTAAAGCTTACGAGAAGACAGGCCAGGAAATTCTCTTACACATTCCTGACCCGGGAGGACAAGCTATAGAAATGAGAATCGATCATGCGCCCAACACCGAGCGCGGAAGCATCGAGAACAGAG TGAACAAGGACGGTATTGTGGCTGTCAATGTGTATGCGTCACGGTCTACACCCGTG ATACCCAACTTCTCATCCTTGCAAGTTACGGTCCATGgacatgtttattttctttttgctcaTGCCGAATCCATTCTAATGCAAGCCATGTCCGATCAAGAAGCAGTTGATATTGCGAAAAAGACCAAGGATGAAGGATCCATAGAGAGTGGCATAATAGTTAGCGAACAAGGCACTGAACTGAGTAAGGACTGA
- the LOC128035349 gene encoding uncharacterized protein LOC128035349 — protein MVDLHNVGTFNRLGFKADLVWESYVKSHKEASQFRHRSFPYYNQLTAIYARDRATGKDAQTAADVLEEIHAEDERTTDMNEERNTFYDCEADVSLDDMDVSGMDPRGDRDQGGSSSSNKRKKKSDARDDVYSSFEEAATLLGEKIQAVGDKINRSIASEVVVQHKSEENMEEKASNLYSALWSIEGLTDDQRYDALSKIPDHPNQMIVFFSLPSVARLEWVRRFLSHH, from the exons atggtagatttgcacaatgtaggaacatttaatCGTCTagggttcaaagccg ATCTTGTTTGGGAATCCTATGttaag agtcacaaagaagcctctcagttcagacatcgttctttcccttactacaaccagcttactgccatatacgcaagagatcgggcgactgggaaagacgctcaaacagctgctgatgttcttgaagaaatacatgctgaggatgaacgtactacagatatgaatgaagagagaaacacattctatgactgcgaagctgacgtctctttagacgacatggatgtttctggtatggatccgcgaggagatagagaccaagggggttcctcatcttcaaacaagagaaagaagaaatctgatgctcgtgatgatgtgtattcttcatttgaggagGCTGCCACCTTGTTGGGGGAAAAAATCCAGGCCGTTGGTGATAAAATCaataggagtattgcctccgaggtggtagttcagcaCAAGTCAGAAGAGAATATGGAAgaaaaagcttcaaatttatattcagccttatggtcaattgaaggtttaaccgacgatcagcggtatgatgctttgagtaaaattcccgatcatccaaatcaaatgatcgttttctttagtttaccttctgttgcccgattggaatgggtcagaagatttctttctcaccattaa